A region from the Triticum urartu cultivar G1812 chromosome 1, Tu2.1, whole genome shotgun sequence genome encodes:
- the LOC125519853 gene encoding uncharacterized protein LOC125519853 has protein sequence MAAVRCAARSLGGSLLQRTQAAVAEEGRRLVPSRFMRSRQLSTKHAGKIPKELEPSEVDAQYKLARAKLGATLDKLEKEQADKTMLRLKSIGRAVDGVINGVVKLAAFCMVTAVAFGGEGVEAQAVTKGSQ, from the exons ATGGCGGCGGTTCGGTGCGCGGCGAGGAGCCTCGGTGGCTCACTGCTCCAGCGAACGCAGGCGGCGGTCGCGGAGGAGGGACGCCGGCTCGTGCCAAGCAGGTTCATGCGCTCCCGCCAGCTCTCCACCAAG CATGCTGGCAAGATCCCGAAGGAACTGGAGCCGTCTGAAGTGGACGCTCAGTATAAGCTGGCGAGGGCGAAGCTGGGTGCAACGTTAGATAAGTTGGAGAAGGAACAGGCAGATAAGACTATGTT GCGCTTGAAATCCATCGGACGTGCGGTTGACGGCGTGATCAATGGAGTTGTCAAGTTGGCAGCTTTCTGTATGGTTACTGCTGTTGCTTTTGGTGGCGAAGGGGTAGAAGCACAGGCTGTTACCAAGGGAAGCCAGTGA